Proteins from a genomic interval of Candidatus Rubidus massiliensis:
- a CDS encoding MlotiK1 channel — protein MKRLTLIDKAFFLKKTPLFQSLDLDLLLPIADKLALQTYDANEKVFHTGEEGSRMYFLLKGTIQLYDLNNQLLYKIEESDFFGEEAIFNEKKRGYTALTQEECVLLTLSRTHLLTIISECPSVAISFLQIYTNNLPNFLRMRIDK, from the coding sequence ATGAAAAGATTAACCTTAATAGATAAAGCTTTTTTTTTAAAAAAAACTCCCTTATTTCAGTCTTTAGATTTAGATTTACTTCTTCCAATAGCTGATAAATTAGCCTTACAAACTTATGATGCAAATGAAAAGGTTTTTCATACAGGAGAAGAGGGAAGTCGGATGTACTTTCTACTAAAAGGAACTATTCAATTATATGATTTAAACAATCAGCTGCTATACAAAATTGAAGAATCAGATTTTTTTGGGGAAGAAGCCATTTTCAATGAAAAAAAACGTGGTTATACCGCCCTAACACAAGAAGAATGTGTATTATTAACTCTTTCGCGAACGCATCTACTCACAATTATTTCAGAATGTCCTTCAGTTGCGATTAGTTTTTTACAAATTTATACTAATAATCTACCAAATTTTTTACGTATGAGAATTGATAAATGA
- the trxB gene encoding Thioredoxin reductase: protein MKRAKLLIIGSGPAGYTAAIYAARANLCPVLYEGFFTGPSGGQLMTTTEVENFPGFPEGITGPELMQNFRKQAIRFGTEVLTDDVVSVDLSKRPFHVKGRQHEHLADSIIIATGASANRLDIEGAREGEFWQKGVTACAVCDGAAPIFRNKPLFVIGGGDSAVEEAIFLTKFGSKVYLVHRRDKLRASKIMQERVLTHPKVEVLWDSEIIKIDGDSVVRSVVVKNNKTNQTEIKEAAGVFFAIGHTPNTAFLNGQVELHDNGYIKVKPGTCQTSLELVYAAGDVQDHVYRQAITAAGNGCMAALEAERELSARGITL from the coding sequence ATGAAACGTGCAAAATTACTTATTATAGGTTCTGGACCTGCGGGTTATACAGCAGCAATTTATGCAGCAAGAGCCAATTTATGTCCGGTATTATATGAAGGTTTTTTTACAGGACCCTCTGGTGGGCAATTAATGACAACAACCGAAGTCGAAAATTTTCCCGGTTTTCCAGAAGGGATCACAGGTCCTGAATTAATGCAAAATTTCCGCAAACAAGCGATTCGTTTCGGTACAGAAGTATTAACAGATGATGTAGTTAGTGTTGATTTAAGTAAAAGGCCTTTTCATGTAAAAGGACGTCAACATGAACATTTAGCAGATTCTATAATTATTGCTACTGGTGCATCCGCTAATCGATTAGATATTGAAGGCGCAAGAGAAGGGGAATTTTGGCAAAAAGGGGTAACTGCTTGTGCTGTTTGTGATGGAGCCGCTCCAATCTTTAGAAATAAACCTCTTTTTGTAATCGGTGGTGGTGATTCAGCTGTAGAAGAAGCTATCTTTTTAACGAAATTTGGTAGCAAAGTTTATTTAGTACACCGAAGAGACAAATTGCGCGCTTCCAAAATCATGCAAGAAAGAGTTTTAACTCATCCCAAAGTGGAAGTGTTGTGGGATAGTGAAATTATAAAAATTGATGGTGATAGTGTTGTTAGAAGTGTTGTAGTAAAAAATAACAAAACCAACCAAACGGAGATTAAAGAGGCGGCTGGTGTATTTTTTGCGATCGGACATACTCCCAATACCGCCTTTTTAAATGGACAAGTAGAATTGCATGACAATGGATATATAAAAGTAAAGCCAGGAACTTGCCAAACAAGCTTAGAATTAGTTTATGCGGCAGGTGATGTACAAGATCACGTTTATCGACAAGCAATTACAGCTGCTGGTAATGGTTGTATGGCAGCTTTAGAAGCTGAAAGAGAATTGTCAGCTAGAGGAATAACCCTTTAA
- the acpS gene encoding Holo-[acyl-carrier-protein] synthase, with amino-acid sequence MIEGIGTDIIEISRIKKNIENNSFLKKVFTEKEIEYCQNYRFPEERFAGRFAAKEAIVKALGIGFKTGLHWKDIEILNNALGKPELILSENLINKIGNVNIKITLSHCKEYAVAFAILEK; translated from the coding sequence ATGATAGAAGGTATTGGAACCGATATTATTGAAATATCTCGTATAAAAAAAAATATAGAAAATAATTCCTTTTTAAAAAAAGTTTTTACAGAAAAAGAAATAGAATATTGCCAAAATTATCGCTTTCCTGAAGAAAGGTTTGCTGGCAGATTTGCTGCAAAAGAAGCGATTGTTAAGGCATTGGGCATTGGATTTAAAACGGGTCTTCATTGGAAAGATATAGAAATTTTAAATAATGCTCTTGGTAAGCCTGAATTAATCTTATCGGAAAACTTAATAAATAAAATTGGTAATGTTAATATTAAAATAACTCTTTCACATTGTAAAGAATATGCAGTAGCTTTTGCTATTTTAGAAAAATAA
- a CDS encoding putative PIN and TRAM-domain containing protein precursor: MKFSKYTFPIIFFAITSFFFTTFILTSYPEFNGLVILLYGLTLGFVLSTFVVYFEKKMKTMNLSKFNLVILGLFCGYFLSSLFTNILSAFKVNDLVSLNLWNSIEGFNIIICSYFGVLLTFKASNEIYLSIPFVKLKPLSDNNKKDVILEASVLQDSRIIDFASSGILDHQLVVPRFVIKHLTLQSEANEEDVKNKAKKSLDVLKKLESLPDLHLRFTDIDFPDTKEIVHKYIKLARFIDANLLTSDLHRVQQSTVEGVKFININFLSNALKPLKQQGEILSVAIQKCGKDPGQGIGFLEDSTMVVVNGGSKFILETVKARVLSVKHTPSGRMIFCNVIEEDDPYNNRAIEKSAQMSYV, encoded by the coding sequence ATGAAGTTTTCTAAATACACTTTTCCCATAATTTTTTTTGCTATTACATCATTTTTTTTTACTACATTTATTCTAACATCTTATCCAGAATTTAATGGCTTAGTGATTTTGTTATATGGATTAACTCTTGGTTTTGTTTTGTCAACTTTTGTTGTGTATTTTGAAAAAAAAATGAAGACTATGAATTTATCCAAATTTAATTTGGTCATATTAGGATTATTTTGTGGGTATTTCTTGAGCTCTCTCTTTACAAATATATTATCAGCTTTTAAGGTCAATGATTTAGTAAGTTTAAATTTGTGGAATTCCATTGAGGGGTTTAACATCATTATTTGTTCTTATTTTGGAGTGTTATTAACATTTAAAGCTTCCAATGAAATTTATTTATCAATCCCTTTTGTTAAATTAAAACCATTGAGTGATAACAATAAAAAAGATGTTATTTTAGAGGCTTCTGTTTTACAAGATTCACGAATTATTGATTTTGCTTCATCGGGCATTTTGGATCATCAATTAGTTGTGCCAAGGTTTGTTATTAAGCATCTTACACTACAATCAGAAGCAAATGAGGAAGATGTAAAAAATAAGGCAAAAAAATCTTTAGATGTTCTTAAAAAGTTAGAGTCTTTACCTGATTTGCATTTGCGATTTACGGATATAGACTTTCCTGACACAAAAGAAATAGTACATAAATACATTAAACTTGCTCGCTTTATTGATGCTAACCTCTTAACTTCAGATTTACATCGCGTACAACAATCGACTGTTGAAGGAGTTAAATTCATTAATATTAATTTTTTATCAAATGCTTTAAAACCTTTAAAGCAACAAGGGGAAATTTTATCTGTAGCTATTCAAAAGTGTGGAAAAGATCCAGGTCAGGGAATTGGCTTTTTAGAGGATAGTACGATGGTTGTGGTTAATGGTGGTAGTAAATTCATTTTAGAAACAGTTAAAGCGAGGGTTTTATCTGTCAAACACACCCCTTCTGGTAGAATGATTTTTTGCAATGTAATAGAAGAAGATGATCCATATAATAATCGTGCCATAGAAAAATCAGCCCAAATGAGTTATGTATGA
- the rlmH gene encoding Ribosomal RNA large subunit methyltransferase H: MFKIKIISIGKNKETWLENALAEYKKRLSQLVEFTFIWAKDNDHLLQIIEKESKQSIICLDPNGKEFDSLQFSKFIQDRLIKADSRLAFVIGGAEGLPLSLKSGYELVSLSRLTMTHQLTRLFLIEQLYRAFEIAKGSPYHK, from the coding sequence ATGTTTAAAATTAAGATAATCTCAATCGGAAAAAATAAGGAAACTTGGCTTGAAAATGCCTTAGCAGAATATAAAAAACGATTAAGTCAGTTAGTTGAGTTTACTTTTATTTGGGCAAAAGATAACGACCATCTTTTGCAAATAATTGAAAAAGAGTCAAAACAATCAATTATTTGCCTAGATCCAAATGGGAAAGAGTTTGATAGTTTGCAGTTTTCTAAGTTTATCCAAGATCGCTTGATCAAAGCAGATTCAAGACTTGCCTTTGTGATTGGAGGGGCTGAAGGATTACCCTTATCACTAAAATCTGGATATGAGTTAGTTAGCCTTTCTCGGTTAACGATGACGCATCAACTAACAAGGCTTTTTTTAATTGAGCAGCTTTATAGAGCCTTTGAAATTGCCAAAGGCTCACCTTATCATAAATGA
- the smpB gene encoding SsrA-binding protein, giving the protein MSNENEIVSNRKAGYQYEILETYEAGIALQGTEIKSLRNHGGSLQEAYVKVIKNELWLIGCHIAPYRFGNVHNHEERRDRKLLMHSREIRKLKESVQEKGLALVPLSMYFKKGIVKVRVGLAKGKKTHDKRESIKERDEKRNIAQMMKNY; this is encoded by the coding sequence ATGAGTAATGAAAACGAAATAGTCTCAAACCGCAAAGCTGGTTATCAGTATGAAATTTTAGAGACATATGAAGCTGGTATTGCCTTACAAGGTACTGAAATCAAATCACTCAGAAATCATGGAGGCTCTTTACAAGAAGCCTATGTTAAAGTAATCAAGAATGAATTATGGCTAATAGGCTGTCATATTGCCCCTTATCGATTTGGCAATGTTCACAATCATGAAGAAAGACGCGATAGAAAATTATTAATGCATAGCCGAGAAATCAGAAAACTTAAAGAGTCTGTGCAAGAAAAAGGACTTGCTCTAGTTCCTCTTTCTATGTATTTCAAAAAAGGAATTGTAAAGGTAAGAGTCGGTCTTGCGAAAGGTAAAAAAACACACGATAAAAGAGAAAGTATTAAAGAGAGAGATGAAAAAAGAAACATAGCGCAAATGATGAAAAATTATTAA
- a CDS encoding Tetratricopeptide repeat has product MKYLLLVITLFLSSCSRNYLVQENYIQTYQTGDLICTEQKITEALEQQNLSNEQILYLLERGTVSFASGNVDNAIADYKEAVDLLNGLSELAPSEELQKILLDDNYCFFVGEDYEQVLARVYLSLALLHKGDYKNATAILRQAEDIQQRKIELYRKDRFCSFYQLVENPLAKYLLAILSEKGKDFSNAKILYSQVSKLLNQPVEQLKPNDHAKQTLLFVIHNGNIPNKISIISEPSIASGLVLETLLSKDQRTLALSSFTGIPTPLLIQKNSSKSIPLKISVNGCTENPMTFYALGSIAQRQLEKRKPAIAARGLARLALRRGFVAYAESKDPALGKLFDLAMTIANLSSEVDTRSWRTLPNTIEVARFDLNECELQATIESLFTPYPPFKFQVPLKLKSDLTVINVFIIHPGIISIQIPQGLL; this is encoded by the coding sequence ATGAAATATCTCCTCTTAGTAATAACTTTGTTTTTGTCTTCCTGTTCAAGAAACTATCTTGTTCAGGAAAATTATATTCAAACCTACCAAACAGGTGATTTAATCTGTACGGAACAAAAAATTACTGAGGCATTAGAACAACAAAACTTATCGAATGAACAAATTTTATATTTATTAGAAAGAGGCACCGTTTCATTTGCCTCTGGAAATGTCGATAATGCCATTGCAGATTATAAAGAGGCTGTAGATCTCTTGAATGGCTTAAGTGAGTTAGCTCCAAGCGAAGAATTGCAAAAAATACTTTTAGATGATAATTATTGTTTCTTTGTCGGTGAGGATTATGAGCAAGTTTTAGCTAGAGTTTACTTAAGCTTAGCTCTTTTGCATAAAGGGGATTACAAGAACGCTACAGCCATTTTAAGACAAGCAGAAGACATCCAACAACGAAAGATTGAACTATATCGAAAAGATCGCTTTTGTAGCTTTTACCAATTAGTAGAAAATCCTTTAGCTAAATATTTATTAGCTATACTTTCTGAAAAAGGTAAAGATTTTAGTAATGCCAAAATTTTATATAGTCAAGTTTCAAAGTTACTCAACCAGCCCGTTGAACAATTAAAACCAAACGATCATGCTAAACAAACTCTTCTTTTTGTTATTCATAATGGAAATATTCCCAATAAAATTAGTATAATTAGTGAACCGAGTATAGCCTCAGGCCTTGTTTTAGAAACACTTCTTTCCAAAGATCAACGCACTTTAGCTTTAAGCTCATTTACAGGCATTCCTACTCCCCTTTTAATTCAAAAAAACAGTTCCAAGTCAATACCTTTGAAAATTTCAGTCAATGGATGTACGGAAAACCCTATGACCTTCTATGCCTTAGGCTCAATTGCGCAACGACAATTAGAGAAAAGAAAGCCTGCCATTGCAGCCAGGGGTTTAGCACGTCTTGCCTTACGAAGAGGCTTTGTAGCTTACGCTGAATCTAAAGATCCAGCCCTTGGAAAGCTTTTTGATCTAGCTATGACCATTGCTAATTTGAGCTCTGAAGTTGATACGAGAAGTTGGCGTACATTGCCAAACACGATTGAAGTGGCACGATTTGACTTAAATGAATGTGAATTGCAAGCAACTATTGAAAGCTTATTTACACCGTACCCTCCATTTAAGTTTCAAGTCCCTCTTAAATTAAAATCAGACTTAACAGTCATAAATGTCTTTATTATCCACCCCGGAATTATATCTATACAAATCCCGCAAGGTTTATTATGA
- the ybaL_2 gene encoding Inner membrane protein YbaL, with the protein MHSSLLIVGILTIGFTLANLFAYVMQRLHLPSILGYLLAGYIIGPYSPGFVADAEIAKQLAEIGVILMLFSVGLNFKIEDLVRVKNIAIPGAIVQTFFATFFTILIVYSMGMSITVGLVMGLSIGVASTVVLVRVLTNNKLLNTTQGHIAVGWLIVEDIFTIIILILLPTIKTISMGVNFSVIEIAGIFLLVIAKLFILMLFMFTWGQNIIDYILKKVVPLASQELFTLTIITFIFLIATGSSIVFGTSIALGAFIAGMVIGKTNVRYQAAASSLSLKDIFAVIFFLSIGMLFKPMAIIDYFPFFVGIISVIMLIKPLVAYLIILAFGYSLNTALTVAVSLAQIGEFSFILAAEAMNLSLIPNESFDVLVACAMISISLNPLLFQMLSFFESTIQKFFNKHFRPIDLIEEQNFPPKVLVIGYNSIGKIVSKILKDSGFTPVVIEKNIVNLASVEENIITFHGHADNPNILNKAHIKEISYLIITILDTPKTVKIIKEARNINPDIQIIARIQLIEEKSLLQELNIEYVCTESEVLRGFDFLIRKLFKAKVI; encoded by the coding sequence ATGCACTCAAGTCTTTTAATAGTTGGCATTTTAACAATTGGTTTTACTTTAGCAAATCTTTTTGCCTATGTAATGCAGCGCCTCCATCTTCCTTCCATTTTAGGTTACTTACTAGCTGGTTATATAATTGGTCCCTATTCCCCAGGATTTGTAGCAGATGCAGAAATTGCCAAGCAATTAGCTGAGATTGGCGTAATTTTAATGCTATTTTCGGTTGGTTTAAATTTTAAGATAGAGGATTTAGTAAGGGTAAAAAATATAGCCATTCCAGGTGCAATTGTACAAACATTTTTTGCCACATTTTTTACAATTCTCATAGTTTACAGTATGGGTATGTCCATAACTGTCGGATTAGTAATGGGATTATCGATTGGAGTTGCAAGTACTGTAGTATTAGTAAGAGTTTTGACTAATAATAAACTTCTCAATACTACACAAGGACACATTGCTGTTGGTTGGTTAATTGTAGAAGATATTTTTACAATTATTATTTTAATATTGCTCCCTACGATAAAAACGATTTCTATGGGAGTAAATTTTTCAGTTATAGAGATAGCTGGAATTTTTCTTTTGGTCATAGCTAAATTGTTCATTTTAATGCTATTTATGTTTACGTGGGGACAAAACATAATTGATTATATTCTAAAGAAAGTTGTTCCCTTGGCCTCACAAGAGTTATTTACTTTGACAATCATCACTTTTATTTTTTTAATTGCGACAGGCTCTTCCATTGTATTTGGGACTTCCATTGCATTAGGAGCATTCATTGCAGGTATGGTTATTGGGAAAACAAATGTCAGATATCAGGCTGCTGCAAGTTCATTATCACTCAAAGATATATTTGCCGTTATTTTTTTTCTTTCTATAGGAATGCTTTTTAAACCTATGGCTATAATCGATTATTTTCCCTTTTTTGTAGGTATTATTTCTGTTATTATGCTTATCAAGCCTTTGGTAGCTTATTTAATAATTTTAGCTTTTGGATATTCTTTAAATACAGCGCTTACTGTAGCAGTTTCTTTGGCGCAAATTGGTGAATTTTCATTTATTCTTGCTGCAGAGGCTATGAATTTAAGTCTTATTCCTAATGAAAGTTTTGATGTTTTAGTAGCATGTGCCATGATATCTATCTCATTAAATCCATTACTTTTTCAAATGTTAAGCTTTTTCGAATCCACTATACAAAAATTTTTTAATAAACATTTTAGACCTATAGATTTAATTGAAGAACAAAATTTTCCACCAAAAGTTTTGGTTATTGGCTATAATTCGATTGGCAAAATAGTTTCTAAAATCCTAAAAGATTCCGGTTTTACTCCTGTAGTTATAGAGAAAAATATAGTTAATTTAGCAAGCGTGGAAGAAAATATAATTACTTTTCATGGCCATGCAGATAATCCAAATATCCTTAATAAGGCACATATCAAAGAAATAAGTTATTTAATAATTACTATTTTAGATACCCCCAAAACGGTAAAAATAATAAAAGAAGCCCGTAATATAAATCCTGACATTCAAATTATTGCTCGAATTCAATTAATAGAAGAAAAGTCATTATTACAAGAATTGAATATTGAGTATGTCTGTACGGAAAGTGAAGTATTAAGAGGTTTTGACTTTTTAATAAGAAAGTTATTTAAAGCAAAAGTCATTTAA